The Streptococcus suis DNA window TCACCTTCAACTTGAATTTGCTGCATGTATGGTGGTGCTACCAGTTCTTTTTTTGGTTCTAATAAATCAGTCAAATCATTGTAACCTGAAAAATCGAACCAGAGAATCTTTGAGTCTTCATTTCCATATGATTGAGAAAGAAGTATCTGATGTCCATGAACTGCAATTCCTTGAATTTGGTCAGGAGTATCGATGATTGTCGTTGGTTGATAAGCTTCTGAGTCAAGATTTTTTCCAGTTGGATAACCCTCAGAATCCAACTGGAAAATTCCCAAATGCCCATGGTCATCTTTATCAAAATATCCAACTAGTAACTTTTCTTGGTCATAAGCCATGTAGGAAGACCGTTCTATCTGACCAAGACTAACCTGAAAATCAAACTCCACAGGTTTTTTAGTTTTACTAAATTGATCTGTCTTTATTGTGTTCAAATTCAAGGCTGATATTTGAGAAGTATCATCACCTTCAGTCGTTGTAATCCACAAACGATTATTTAGATGGTCGTACGCAATGCCCCCAACGTGACTTGTTGTTGGAAGAACAATTGTTTTGATGTATTTACCAGTTTTCTTATCTAATACCCAAAGAACAGAATTAAAACCACCACCATTACTATAGGCGGATATAACGACATAATCCTCTAGAAAGCTTAAACCTTGAGGTGTCATATCTTCAGTCTGATCTGAATCTCCTTCTTCCTCACCTGTTGATTGTATTGTTTCAGCTTGCACTAATCCTGGTATGACATAGGTTGCCCGAATGGAGGTTGCAATGTTTTTATAGAATTCTGGGTAATATTCTTCTAATTCATTATAGAACTCTTTTAAATCTTTGCTTGCTGAGTTGGTATTTGTACCGGTCTCCTCTTTATATTTTGTCCCGGTATATAGAGAATATCCATAATAAAGTATAGAGCCAGTGCAAAGCAGAGCAATTATCCACCAAATAATTTTTTTCATATTGTATCCCATTCCTTTCTACACTTTAGTATAACAAAAAAGATTGTCCGAAGACAATCTTTGATCGGTAAACTTCAATCTATAGCTAGGTTCCAATACACCATCTATTTTGAGGAAAAACAGTTTGATGAAATAAATATATACATGATTATGTTATCAAACTTCTTCGTAACATAATTGATATCATCTAAATCCTACTTAATACCAACCTAAAAAATCGTGAAGAAAAGATTCAAATGCTGGGATGAGTTTAATAGCAATAAATACTAGAATAACTACAAATCCAATAGTAAGAGCCAACTTTGTAACAGATGACGTTTTTTTAATCCATCCAAGCATGGAATACCTCCTCATTAGAAATAGTATCCGAAATGAAACTACCATTGCTAGTCCTTTCAGAGAAACTTAGCTGAGTCACATCTACATCATAACTTTTGCCTGTATTAGACAGGACATGGAGCACTTGCCCATTAGTTTGTTCCTCAACCTGACTCGTAAACAAATCAAAATCCCCCTGAACTGTCAAGACTGGTCCTGCCAAAAAGACACGGTGAGGTTTAGCCTTGAGTTCGCGAAGCACCTGTAAACCACGCTTGGCACGACTGGTCACAGGGATTTCCTCCGTCGCCATCCGCTTCAAGCTACCACGATGGGTCAGAAGATAGATTGAGCTGGTATTACTGATGAAAGCCGCAACCACCACATCGTCATCCTTGAGGTTGACCGCCTTGACACCAGCTGCCTTAGCACCGATGACTGGCACTTCTTCGATGTTAAATCGCAGAGCGTAGCCCTTCTCAGTGATGAGCATAATGTCGTCCAAAACTACAGGTGATACAGTAACAACCACATCTTCATCATCTTTGAGTTTGGCATACTTGGTTGACTTAGACTTGTAAGTCCGCCATGGAGCAAACTCCTTCCGCTCTACACGTTTAATTTGGCCAAATTTAGTCACCGCGAAATAAGTTCCCTCATCAAAATTCTCAACCAATTCAGCAAAGATAACCTCTTCATTGGTATCAAAATTCATCAAGGTCTGACTCAGGTGTTCACCAATGTCCTTCCAACGAATATCTGTCAACTCATGAACAGGTCGGTAGATGACATTTCCAAGATTAGTAAAGAGCAAGAGGTGCTGAGTTGTCTTTGCATTCTGCAAGAAAATCAGTTGATCATCATCTCGCTTGCCCATTTCTTCTAGCGTTGAGGCATTGAAAGAACGAGGACTTGTCCGTTTGATATAACCTGCCTTGGTCACGCTGACAAAGGTTTCTTCTTCGACAATCAGGCTGGCAGTATCAATCTCAATCGTTTCTGCCTGAACCTGCAATTCACTCAAACGAGGGTTGCCAAACTGCTTTTTGACCTCACGCAATTCCTTCTTCATAAGATTAAACATGGTCCGCTCATCACCGATAATAGCTGCCAAGGTCTGAATCTGCTCGCGTAGGGCTGCTTCTTCATTTTCCAAGGTCACAATGTCGGTATTGGTCAAGCGGTAAAGTTGCAAGGTTACGATTGCCTCTGCCTGCTCTTCGCTGAAATCATAGCTGATTTTCAGATTTTGCTTGGCATCAGACTTGTTTTCAGATGCACGGATAAGAGCAATAACTTCATCTAAGATGGAAATGACACGGATTAAACCCTCAACGATGTGAAGACGTTTCTCTGCCTTTTCCTTGTCGAACTTAGAACGAGCAATGATAATCTCACGGCGGTGGGCAATATAGCTAGAAAGAATCTTCTGCAAGCCGACCTGACGCGGTGTGAAATTATCAATCGCCACCATGTTGAAGTTGTAATTGATTTGCAGATCGGTGTATTTGTAGAGATAGTTGAGAATGGTTTGCTCGTCGCTGTCTTTTTTCAGCTCAATGGCAATCCGCAGACCTGTACGGTCTGACTCGTCACGTACCTCAGCAATTCCAGGCAACTTGTTGTTGACACGGACATCATCAATCTTTTTAACCAGTACAGCCTTATTTACTTCGTACGGAATCTCCGTCACAATGATCTGTTTCTTTCCACCCTTAAGCTGTTCAATGTCACAACGGCTACGGACTACGACACGGCCCTTTCCAGTTTCATAAGCTTTCTTAATTTCGTCAGCCCCTTGGATAATGGCACCTGTTGGGAAGTCTGGTCCAGGCAAGAACTCCATTAACTTTTCTAACTTAGCAGTAGGATGATCAATCATGTAAACAACAGCATCGATTACCTCCGCCAAATTATGTGGCGGGATGTCAGTCGCGTACCCTGCTGAAATTCCTGTCGCTCCATTGACCAATAGATTAGGAAAGGCAGCTGGTAGCACCGTGGGTTCTTTTTCCGTATCGTCAAAGTTCCAGGCAAATGGTACTGTCTTTTTCTCGATGTCGGCCAGCAAATAACTTGCTATTTCGGACAGACGAGCCTCGGTGTAACGCATCGCCGCAGGCGGATCGCCGTCCATGGAACCGTTGTTTCCGTGCATCTCCACCAAAATCTCGCGATTTTTCCAGTCCTGACTCATACGGACCATGGCATCATAAATAGAGTAGTCACCGTGCGGGTGGAAATTCCCCATGATATTCCCAACTGACTTGGCAGACTTACGGTAGCCCTTGTCAAAAGTGTTGCCGTCCTTATTCATGGAATAAAGAATCCGACGTTGCACGGGCTTGAGACCGTCACGAATATCCGGCAAAGCCCGCTCCTGAATAATGTATTTGGAGTAGCGACCAAAGCGCTCTCCCATGATGTCCTCTAGGGACATGTTTTGAATGTTTGACATAAATTAAGATACAAAGCCCATAAAAGACAAAGTCAAAATAGGAAATCGGCAGAAAATCCTGATTTTCTAGACGATTTATCTTTTTGACACAGTCTTTAGGGCGTGTTCAGTTGTTTCTACTAACTGAACATTCCTTTCTTTCACATTGTTTTGAAAAGATAAAAATTTACCTCGACATACCCCACAAACTTCCTCATATACTTGATATGAATGGTAATATTGCCCTCTAAATCATTCTCATCCCACAGTTGTAATTCCCATGGTTAGTAGAAATTGCTCTTATTTTTGAAATAGATATGAATGCCGACTTAGCCGTCCATATCTCGCAGATACCAGTTTTTCAGACCATATCGTACCTGCCTGTCGTCCAGACGCTCCATGACCTCTGCAATTTCTTCAGAAGTCAGAATCATACGGGCACCGAAGATATCATTCAGAATGGAATTAACAGGGTACCCCTCTCTTCTCTCTTTAAAACGCTCAATCTTATCCAAAATCGATTCCGATGTTTTGACACGATAAAAATAAGCAATATCTTTGACATCAGCACGCATCAAATAGTCATTGATAGCCTCGTGTAAGTTAAGCCGATAAGCCCGAATAGGCTGAATAGGCACCTTGGTAAAGGTATGCTTAAGATTGACTTTTTCAACCTTACCAGTTTCAAAATAGTCCTTTGAATACTCCAGATGAATACGGTTAATTTCACTTATTAAGCGTTCAACTTTCTCTAACATCTTCTTTCCCCTTTTGAACTCAACGAGATCATTTTCAAGAATTATTTATCCAACCTCAACATGAAAATCAGAGAATCTCGATCAGGGAAGTCATAGCGAATGGGCAGTTCTTCTTTTTCAATCCGCTGGAATCCTTGCTTCTCATAAAAGCTGTGGGCAGCATAGCACTTAGATGGAGTGTCCAAGACAATACTTGTGACACCCTTTGCCTGTCAGTCAGCAACCAAAGCTTGGTAAAGCACGGCCGAAACACCCTTTTCACGACCACGAAAGTCTTGGTGAACAAAGTATTTTTTTTAAACGCAGACATGGTCTTTGACAAGTAGTCCAATCGTACCAACCACCATATCGTCATCGGTTACGACCAGTCAAAAGTTACCACCTATCACCGTATAATAGTCCTCAATAGCATTCATATCTGGTTGCTCTTTCAAGGACAAGTCCACCTGATTACCATAATTTTGCAGATACAAAATCAAGGCAATCACTTGATTTTATAAGGACTTTCATAAGGTATTGGTTTCATTAATACTACTTTCTTTTTTGGTAAATAGCAAAGCTACTCACTCATTTTCCGTTGACTTGCTTGCCAGTTTCTAAAATCATCAACGTCTGACTTAACTAGTTTCAAACAGGCATTTAAGACAAAGGCATCATCTAAGAGTCCAGGTCCAAATAGAAAATCCGGAAGGACATCTAGCGGACTAAAGAAATAAATCAAGGCTCCAGTAATCGCTAGTAAGGTACTTTTTGGAATAGCAGTATATTCACGCTTTATAAAACTACGTAATAAAGAAATGAAACCTGGAATTGCTGCGAATTTGTCCCCACCAAAAGGTAAACGAGCCAATTTTCGTTCAGTATTTTGTAAGAAATGTTCTAATTTTCCCTCATCCGATAGTAAATTCTCTGCTCGTTGTTTTGTTTTAGATGACTTCCAACTTTCTATAGCCTGATCAAATTTTTCTTCCAGTTCTTTTTTATTCTTAAAAGGCTTGTGTATTATTGACCATTGCTGCAATCGGTCAGTTAATTGTTTTTTTATTGTTACTCGTAATGGCATAAGTCACCTCACTTTATTTATCGTTACATTTTACAAGTCCTCAGTACGATAAAGGTTATAACCCTCATAGTAATAAGAATGGTCGATGCCTTTGAAATAAGTAGCCTGACCAAGATCGTCAGTCAAAGAATGTAGCAAGAGGTATTTGAGTTCACCTGTTGATACATGACTTCTAATCATCGCATTGAAATATTCATCTTTATCAATACTATTTCAATCAACCACCTTGCCCAAACTATCCTGTAGCATAAAATCCAACCAGATACGCATACTGCGTTCATTTCCTTCTCGGAATTGATGTGCTATGTTCATATCCGCATATTTTTCAACGAATTCGTCAAAGGTTTCATGAGGCAGCTTGTCAATATAGGCCAAAGACTGCTCAAAAAAGATTCGTGGGGCGAATTGAAAATTATCTTTGGCAATATTGACATCACGAATTTTCCTTGCAAAGTCGTAAATATCCTCAAAAAAAGCCTGATGAATGTGTGCTAAACCTGCAAAAGTCTCAACTTCTATCCGGAATAACTGACTTTTTTTAACAGTTGAGCTGCTTTCTTCTTGCTGATTTGTTCTTCAAGACGAGCTAATTCAGCCGAATTTTCAATCCCCAATTTTTTTTAAAAACCATATCGCACCTCATCTTCCATAGATTATTTGGTAAATGCAGTTGCTTCTTCCAAAGTAAAGGTTACATTATCCTCAATCCACTTACGGCGTGGCTCTACCTTGTCCCCCATAAGAACAGATACACGGCGTTCCGCACGCGCCAAATCTTCAATCGTCACACGAATCAATGTTCGAGTCTCAGGGTTCATAGTCGTTTCCCAGAGCTGATCAGCATTCATTTCACCAAGACCTTTATAGCGTTGAAGGGTAGAGCCTTTGCCAAAATCCTTGCGGAGATCTTCTAGCTCTCCATCAGACCAAGCGTAGGCAATCTTTTCTGTCTTCCCTTTTCCTTTAGACATCTTATATAAAGGAGGCAATGCAATATAAACTCGCCCTGCTTCTACTAAGGGTCTCATATAGCGATAAAAGAATGTTAACAATAGCGTCTGAATATGGGCACCATCTGTATCCGCATCGGTCATGATAATAATCTTGTCATAGTTGACATCTTCCAGCGTAAAGTCTGATCCAACACCTGCACCAATTGTATAAATCATGGTGTTGATTTCTTCGTTTTTGAGGATGTCCGCCATTTTTGCCTTGGCTGTGTTGATAACCTTACCACGCAATGGTAAAATGGCTTGGAACTTGCGGTCACGCCCCTGCTTGGCAGACCCACCGGCTGAGTCCCCCTCGACCAGAAAGAGTTCGTTTTTAGCAGGATTTTTTGATTGCGCCGGGGTTAATTTCCCAGATAATAGCCCCTTATCCTTCTTATTTTTCTTACCATTTCGAGATTCATCACGGGCTTTACGTGCTGCTTCACGGGCATCACGCGCTTTTATAGCCTTACGCACTAAGTTTGATGCTAAATCGCCATTTTCTAAGAGAAAGAACGTTAATTTCTCTGAAACGATTCCATCTACAATCGGACGGGCAAGCGGGCTTCCAAGTTTATCTTTAGTTTGACCTTCAAATTGAAGATGTTCTTCCGGAATGAGAACTGACAAGACAGCTGACAAGCCTTCACGGTAATCAGAGCCTTCCAGGTTTTTATCTTTTTCTTTTAACAAACCTGTCTTGCGCGCATAGTCATTCAATGCCTTGGTAATAGCTAGTTTCAATCCTGTCTCATGAGTACCACCATCCTTGGTGCGAACATTGTTTACAAATGAGAGTATGTTATCTGAATAGCCATCATTGTACTGCATGGCAACTTGTACTTGAAAACCAGATTCTTCACCTTCAAAATAGAAGACTGGTGTCAGAGTTTCCTTGTCTTCATTTAAATAAGATACAAAATCCTGAACACCATTTTCGTAGTGATACTCTTCTTGTTCACCAGTTCGCTCATCTGTCAAGGTCATCGTCACTTGCTTGAGCAAGAAGGCAGATTCCTTCAACCTCTCTGCAATGGTATTAAATTTAAAATCAATTGTAGAGAAAATGGTATCGTCAGGCATAAAGGTAACTTTGGTACCTGTTTTTGATTTTGGTGCTCTACCAATTTTTTTCAAGGTAGTAACAGGCTTACCCCCCTGCTCAAAGCGTTGTTTATATACTGCACCTTCACGGGTAATTTCCACTTCTAACCAACTAGATAGGGCATTAACCACCGAAGAACCAACCCCATGCAGACCACCTGACGTTTTATACCCACCCTGGCCAAACTTACCACCTGCATGGAGAACGGTGAAGATGACTTCAACTGTTGGCTTGCCTGTAGCATGCATACCAACTGGCATACCGCGACCACAGTCTGTTACGGATAAACTCCCATCTTTAAGAATCGTTACTTCAATTCTATTCCCGAATCCAGACAATGCTTCATCTACTGCATTATCGACAATCTCCCAGACCATATGGTGTAGACCGTTGCCATCTGTTGATCCGATATACATCCCGGGACGTTTACGAACAGCATCTAGTCCTTCCAAGACCTGAATGGCGTCATCGTTATAATTATTAATATCAATCTCTTTCTTAGCCAAATTTGACCTCCATACTTATCATCTTTTCTATATTACAAGTTTTTTTGTATTTTTGCAAAATATTTCTGTTCTTTTCCGGTGCAACAAGATAATTATTATCCAATTCAAAATTCTTGATAAAAAATATGCTATAATGAAACTATGTTAAAGATTGTATTACTATTCATTACTGCCTACTTATTAGGCTCAATACCATCTGGTCTTTGGATTGGACAAGCGTTTTTTAATATCAATATTCGTGACCATGGATCTGGCAATACGGGAACAACTAATACATTTCGGATTCTGGGACCAAAAGCAGGGACAGTTGTATTTATTGTTGATTTCTTAAAAGGAACCATAGCAGCCCTTTTACCTATTCTTTTCCATGTGCAAGACATTTCACCAATCGTTTTCGGTCTTCTAGCTGTTCTAGGACATACCTTTCCAATTTTTGCTCAATTTAAGGGTGGAAAGGCTGTTGCTACGTCTGCAGGAATGCTTTTGGGAGTTGCACCTGCATTTTGCCTCTATCTAGTAATCGTTTTCGCAGTATCCCTTTATTTGACGTCTATGGTCTCTTTCTCCAGTGTCTTTTCAGCCGGCTTAGCCATTTTGGGAGTCTTAGTCTTTCCAGCATTTGGATTCCTCATTGATGAATATGATTGGATATTTACACTGATTATTGTCTTCCTCGGACTCTTTGTGATTATCCGTCATAAAGAAAATATCAAACGAATTCTTCGCAATGAAGAAAATTTAGTCCCCTTTGGATTGAACCTAACGAAACAAAAGAAAAAATAGCCTAATCAAATGCCCCTTACACTCTTATTAGGACCCTCGACCTAGTAAGGGTTTTATTATGGAAAAACATAGTCATCTGAATAAATACTCTACGAGAGTGACTTGTTTCGCAAGTCATATTTCCAACCTAGAAAAGCCTCAAGGCTGCTCTAGCTACCTGCACCAAAGTCCAGATCTGAAAGCTCTTCATTCGACTAAACAACAATTGAAACGAGAGTCACACTTCCCAAGAAAAGGAAATCTAACATCCCAAAATACTGGTAGAATCTTGAACACCATACTTGAGTTTAACATATTAAACTTTTTGGTAGATTTGAAAATTCATTTTTGATATACTAATTGTATGAAAACATTAACACTTGGAAAACTATTAGATTACCAAATATTCATCATTTTTATTCGGTTCCTGTGAAGAGACTTGAGCATACCGCAGACAATTATATACTTGTTTTTAAACAGGATAAAGAACTTGTTTTTGTCGACTTAGAAAGTGAGACCGGAAAGACTCAGGAAGCTAGATTTGCTAGTCATTTTCAGAACGATCATCTGTTAATCGGTTTGGGAGCAATTCCTGTTTCTGCATGGTCTACCTGTCAAGTCCTTGAAGTAAGTAAAAATACTAATCAACGAGGAGTCAGTCTCTCACATATGATGGAAAGCCACGGACAATTACCTATTTTTAAGTCAATAGCAGAGCAATATCGAGCACGTGAACAAGCAACAGTTTATGATCCCTACCGCTACTCCTACACTGTTGATGAGAAATCTGCTATTAAAGACAATCAATTAAAAATCATTCCTAGAAAAGAATATGAAAAAATAAAAGATTTTCATCCCTTTTTGAAAACAAGACATGGAAATGTTTATGCTGTTCCCTGCCTCTATCAAGACATAAAACGAAAGCAAGTGACTAAGATTTATATCATGGGATGGTATTTTTATGAAAAACAACTGAAAATATCTTGGAAGCCATCTCATACAAGAAAAAGTCGATGGCGTTCCTCACTTCTTTCTGTTGATAAACTGTCGGACCGCTACTTCTTCCAAGGTGAATTGTACAAGAAAGGCTCATATCCAGTTTTTCTAGACCAGCTAACAATAAAAAATAAGGCTTACCAACAACGTCTAGACGACGAGTTTGCAGCCTTTATAAGTATCATTGAAAATCAAAAACAAAAAGCGCAGCTCCGTTTGAGATAAGGTATCGATGGACACCTCTTATTTCCGACGTTTGTCTTTTAATTTCACAACTACGCGAAATTGGCGATCTGGATGGTTCTCTGTGTTAGACATTTGAATACGAGCCTCAAGAATATCTCCATGTTCAAAGTAAATCAATCGGCTGATCAAAGAATTTTTATCAGATGGAATATAGCCTAATTTGGTACCCTGATAAAAGATTGCTACCGCTTCAGAATCGTGTGGGTTAGAAGGTTCCCTTACTAATTCTACTGGTGTTCCTGGTTTTAGTTAATCAATCACATCAAGCCCATCATAATAGGCAAATGCATCCAAATGAAAATGTTGCACATTGCGTGTTGGTTCAAAAGTAGTATAAGTCATGTGTTGACTTCCAAAAATTTCTTATGGTTGGTAGACAATTTGATAATTAGCATTGATAATAACCCCATTCTGATAGACAGTATACAGACTTTCGTCATTCCCCTCTATAACATTGTATGGGATAGATTCTGTGCGGGTATAATTTCCCTCAATCACATGCCAGTTGTTTTCACCTAAAATAGTGTTTGCGTATTCAATCGTCTTGGGACCACTTTCCAGCTTAATCCCAGTTTCAGTATTCTTTAGCGGATCAATACCACTATCAGCTGATTGAGATAGACGATAATAGACTTCCATTGAATCTGCAGACGCCGGGCTAATCACTATCATTCTATCACGTGTGGAGTCAGATGTATCTGTACCAGTTGTTAGGTAGGTTGCGCTCAATTGAGTTCCTCCCGGAACCATCAGTAATGTTACATCTCCAATTTTTGCATCTACATAGCCTGTTTCAAATACCCCGTCCATAATTTTTCCGCGTCCAAGCAATGCACGATCCTCTGTGACCAAGCCCTTGCTATTAAATATCAAGGAATCTCCCTGAGTATTCTGCCAAGTAGCAAGAATACTGTCGTAATTTCCCTGCATCAAAGCATCTATATCTATCGAAATTGGAAGAATGTCTTTCTGACTGGTAGATGAGGTACTCGTGCTTGAGAATTGACTTGTTGATGAAATAGTGTTTGACGATGTCGTAGACGTCTTATTGGCATTGCAAGCTGGAAGTACAAAAACTGTAATCACACCCAGAAAAATACATAAAATTCTCTTTGACATGCCGTTCTCCTATTCTCTATGAATAGTAAATCCAGTTGCCTGTTTGGTTGCCATAATAGTCATATCAGAAATCTGAACGTGTGCAGGTTGATTTGCAACGAAAAGAGTACATTGTGCAATATCGCTAGCTTGCAAAGCATCAATCCCTTGATAAACTGTCGCTGCTCTCTCCTTATCTCCATAAAAACGAACTTGGCTAAAGTCAGTCTCAACAATACCTGGTTGTAAGGTGGTTACCTTGATATTTTTATCAATCGTATCAATACGAATACCGTCTGAAAGCACCTTGACAGCTGATTTGGTTGCAGCGTAGACAGCAGCTCCTGCATAGGCGTAAATACCAGCCGTTGATCCAATATTGATAATATGACCTTCATTATTTTCAACCATTTGTGGCAATAACTGACGTGTCACAGTTAGTAATCCTTTAATATTAGTATCAATCATTGTCATCATGTCAGTCAAATCATAGTCTTGAAATTTGTCCAATCCCAATGCCAGGCCAGCATTGTTTAGCAAAATATGAATTTGTCCAACTTCTTCTATGATTTTTTGACAATTTATGATTGTTTGCTCCATATTTGTAATATCAAATGAATAAATAGATACTTGGACATGGAATTGCTTTTCAATATCATGTTTAATTTCTTCTAGTTTGTCAAATCTGCGACCCGTAATAACGAGATTATCACTATTTTCTGCAAAGGCGTAAGCGATTGCTTTACCGATTCCGCTACTTGCACCTGTAATCAATACATTTCGTTTCATTATTTTTTCTCCTATCTCTATATTATACTACTTTTTTGAATAGAATAGAAAATCACAGAGCACAAAATAAGATCCCCTATCGACAGGGGACCTTATTTTTTAGGAAAGAAACACACTTATTTTAGACCATCTTTGGTATAATGGCCATCTACTTTAAAATCAAAACCAACTGAGACTGGGAATTGAATAGTAGAATTTGGTTTATTAAATAATAATTTTACATTAGAATTTGCATATTCTTCTGGTAAATCGATATAGAAATGTCCTTTGCTATCTTTCAGCATAGCTTGACCAGGCCAAGCTCCCAAAGGCAATTGAATTGGATTACCATAATAGGCATAGACATTTGCAGCACCCCATCCACCAGGATTTTCAAAGGTAATACGGGTAAAGTCTTCGGCAACTGGTTCTGGTAAAACGGCTCTATGGCTACCGTCTAGTTCATAGACTTGTCCAAGTTCCAAATCATAGCCAGGTTTATTTTGAGCTGGGAATTGAACTTTCGTATCAGGATTATTGAAAATTACTTTACCACCTGCAAATTCTTCACCAAGCTCAATATAATATCCGTACTCATCTTGACTCATTTCTTTACCTGGCCAATTTCCAACGAGTGGTACACCTTTATTATCATAAACATAGGCGTAGATCTTAGACCAACCTTGTGAATTGTTGAAGTAAACACGGTGGGCAATTTTTTGCTCGATGTTTGAGACTTTTGTACCGACTTCAACTACTTGTGTTACTGGCTCTTTGCTAACTGTTTCACTGATTTTTGTCTTAGAAACAAGTTGATCACCAATGTACTCTGAACGGTAAGTTATTGTCTTCACTCCGTCTTGACCTTCAACGCGAGTTACTTTCTGTCCTTTTTCAAGTTCAGGATTGTCTACATACTCTGTTTCAAATGGAATTGGAAGCTCTTCATTTTCTTCTTTGAACTCGCTTTTAGGTTTTTCGGGAACTAAACCATCTTTAGAATATGTTCCGCCTGATTTAAATTCAAAACCAAGGGATTGTGGATACTGTGCTCCTTTGTTGTTAGAAAAGAGTACTTTTACGCCATCAGTCTCGTATGATTTTGGAAGAGTGATGGCTAAAAGACCTGTACCATCTTTTTCCATCTTAGTTCCTGGCCATGCGCCCAACAATTTATCACCTTTGGCATTATACATATATACAAAGACATCTGTCCATTTATCTGGATTTTCAAAGCGAATGGTTGTATTGGCATTCGGATCTTCTTTTGTAAAGCGATAAACGGATTGAACTGTCTCACCTTTAGCGTTTTTAGCAGATAATGTAACCGTTACTGTTTCACCAAATTGTACTTGACTTCCAATTGTAATGACTTTTCCATTTTCAAATTTAATTGGAGCGCCATTATTGACAGAATAGGTAGCCTCACTAGTATTAGAAGTTTGTAATGTAAGATTTAATGTATCTGTCAAGAAAGTATGGATGCCTTCTTGATATCCTTGAACTGACAAGGATGCTAGATTATCATCACCTTTTGTTAATACTAATACTGATCGTCTCGCAATGGAACCAC harbors:
- the plsY gene encoding glycerol-3-phosphate 1-O-acyltransferase PlsY; the encoded protein is MLKIVLLFITAYLLGSIPSGLWIGQAFFNINIRDHGSGNTGTTNTFRILGPKAGTVVFIVDFLKGTIAALLPILFHVQDISPIVFGLLAVLGHTFPIFAQFKGGKAVATSAGMLLGVAPAFCLYLVIVFAVSLYLTSMVSFSSVFSAGLAILGVLVFPAFGFLIDEYDWIFTLIIVFLGLFVIIRHKENIKRILRNEENLVPFGLNLTKQKKK
- a CDS encoding translation initiation factor 1 (IF-1); its protein translation is MSKRILCIFLGVITVFVLPACNANKTSTTSSNTISSTSQFSSTSTSSTSQKDILPISIDIDALMQGNYDSILATWQNTQGDSLIFNSKGLVTEDRALLGRGKIMDGVFETGYVDAKIGDVTLLMVPGGTQLSATYLTTGTDTSDSTRDRMIVISPASADSMEVYYRLSQSADSGIDPLKNTETGIKLESGPKTIEYANTILGENNWHVIEGNYTRTESIPYNVIEGNDESLYTVYQNGVIINANYQIVYQP
- the parC gene encoding DNA topoisomerase IV subunit A, encoding MSNIQNMSLEDIMGERFGRYSKYIIQERALPDIRDGLKPVQRRILYSMNKDGNTFDKGYRKSAKSVGNIMGNFHPHGDYSIYDAMVRMSQDWKNREILVEMHGNNGSMDGDPPAAMRYTEARLSEIASYLLADIEKKTVPFAWNFDDTEKEPTVLPAAFPNLLVNGATGISAGYATDIPPHNLAEVIDAVVYMIDHPTAKLEKLMEFLPGPDFPTGAIIQGADEIKKAYETGKGRVVVRSRCDIEQLKGGKKQIIVTEIPYEVNKAVLVKKIDDVRVNNKLPGIAEVRDESDRTGLRIAIELKKDSDEQTILNYLYKYTDLQINYNFNMVAIDNFTPRQVGLQKILSSYIAHRREIIIARSKFDKEKAEKRLHIVEGLIRVISILDEVIALIRASENKSDAKQNLKISYDFSEEQAEAIVTLQLYRLTNTDIVTLENEEAALREQIQTLAAIIGDERTMFNLMKKELREVKKQFGNPRLSELQVQAETIEIDTASLIVEEETFVSVTKAGYIKRTSPRSFNASTLEEMGKRDDDQLIFLQNAKTTQHLLLFTNLGNVIYRPVHELTDIRWKDIGEHLSQTLMNFDTNEEVIFAELVENFDEGTYFAVTKFGQIKRVERKEFAPWRTYKSKSTKYAKLKDDEDVVVTVSPVVLDDIMLITEKGYALRFNIEEVPVIGAKAAGVKAVNLKDDDVVVAAFISNTSSIYLLTHRGSLKRMATEEIPVTSRAKRGLQVLRELKAKPHRVFLAGPVLTVQGDFDLFTSQVEEQTNGQVLHVLSNTGKSYDVDVTQLSFSERTSNGSFISDTISNEEVFHAWMD
- the parE gene encoding DNA topoisomerase IV subunit B, encoding MAKKEIDINNYNDDAIQVLEGLDAVRKRPGMYIGSTDGNGLHHMVWEIVDNAVDEALSGFGNRIEVTILKDGSLSVTDCGRGMPVGMHATGKPTVEVIFTVLHAGGKFGQGGYKTSGGLHGVGSSVVNALSSWLEVEITREGAVYKQRFEQGGKPVTTLKKIGRAPKSKTGTKVTFMPDDTIFSTIDFKFNTIAERLKESAFLLKQVTMTLTDERTGEQEEYHYENGVQDFVSYLNEDKETLTPVFYFEGEESGFQVQVAMQYNDGYSDNILSFVNNVRTKDGGTHETGLKLAITKALNDYARKTGLLKEKDKNLEGSDYREGLSAVLSVLIPEEHLQFEGQTKDKLGSPLARPIVDGIVSEKLTFFLLENGDLASNLVRKAIKARDAREAARKARDESRNGKKNKKDKGLLSGKLTPAQSKNPAKNELFLVEGDSAGGSAKQGRDRKFQAILPLRGKVINTAKAKMADILKNEEINTMIYTIGAGVGSDFTLEDVNYDKIIIMTDADTDGAHIQTLLLTFFYRYMRPLVEAGRVYIALPPLYKMSKGKGKTEKIAYAWSDGELEDLRKDFGKGSTLQRYKGLGEMNADQLWETTMNPETRTLIRVTIEDLARAERRVSVLMGDKVEPRRKWIEDNVTFTLEEATAFTK
- a CDS encoding DUF1232 domain-containing protein, which produces MPLRVTIKKQLTDRLQQWSIIHKPFKNKKELEEKFDQAIESWKSSKTKQRAENLLSDEGKLEHFLQNTERKLARLPFGGDKFAAIPGFISLLRSFIKREYTAIPKSTLLAITGALIYFFSPLDVLPDFLFGPGLLDDAFVLNACLKLVKSDVDDFRNWQASQRKMSE